In a genomic window of Melopsittacus undulatus isolate bMelUnd1 chromosome 1, bMelUnd1.mat.Z, whole genome shotgun sequence:
- the LOC101872423 gene encoding olfactory receptor 14J1-like, which translates to MSYNHYMAICKPLHCGTSRACVHMAAAAWGSGFLNALLHAASTFSLCLCQGNAVEQFFCEIPQNLKLSCSHSYLREVGLLVVGACFSLGCFVFIAGSYMQIIRPVLTIPSEQGHHKASSTCLPHLAMLSLFVSTGTCAYLKPSSIPSPSLDLVVAVLYSVVSPAVNPLIYSMRNQELKDALRKLVTGCVSASIHCLLSSAKGSQSRP; encoded by the coding sequence ATGTCCTACAACCACTACATGGCCATCTGCAAGCCCCTGCACTGTGGGACAAGCAGAGCTTGTGtccacatggcagcagctgcctggggcagTGGGTTTCTCAATGCTCTGCTGCACGCAGCCAGCACATTTTCACTATGCCTCTGCCAAGGcaatgctgtggagcagttcttctgtgaaatcCCCCAGAACCTCAAGCTCTCCTGCTCACATTCCTACCTCCGGGAAGTTGGACTTCTTGTGGTTGGTGCCTGTTTCTCactggggtgttttgttttcattgcaggGTCCTACATGCAGATCATCAGACCAGTGCTGACAATCCCCTCTGAGCAAGGACACCACAAAGCCTCTTCCACGTGCCTCCCTCACCTAGCCATGCTCTCCCTGTTTGTCAGTACTGGCACATGTGCCTACCTGAAgccctcctccatcccatccccatccctggatcTGGTGGTGGCAGTTCTGTACTCGGTGGTGTCTCCAGCAGTGAACCCCCTCATCTACAGCATGAGGAACCAGGAGCTCAAGGATGCTCTGAGGAAGCTGGTGACTGGATGTGTTTCAGCATCCATACActgcctgctttcctctgcAAAGGGCTCTCAGTCTAGACCATGA